A stretch of the Comamonas testosteroni TK102 genome encodes the following:
- a CDS encoding heavy metal response regulator transcription factor: MKLLVIEDETKLAEYLQKGLGEEGFVVDAAHNGIDGLHLATEQPYDLIILDGMLPGIDGLAVLAALRQSRQTPVLMLTARAQVEDRVRGLQAGADDYLVKPFAFSELVARIHALLRRGLQAQATPEATVLRMADLELDLLRHRATRAGQRLDLTAKEFNLLSLLLRRQGEVLSRTELASQVWDMNFDSETNVVEVAVRRLRLKLDAPFEQPLLHTVRGMGYVLELRPEA, from the coding sequence ATGAAGCTTCTAGTCATCGAAGACGAAACCAAGCTCGCCGAGTACCTGCAAAAAGGCCTGGGCGAGGAAGGCTTTGTGGTCGATGCCGCGCACAACGGCATCGACGGCCTGCACCTGGCCACGGAGCAGCCCTACGATCTCATCATTCTGGACGGCATGCTGCCCGGCATCGATGGTCTGGCCGTGCTGGCCGCCCTGCGCCAGTCGCGCCAGACGCCGGTACTCATGCTCACGGCCCGCGCCCAGGTGGAAGACCGCGTCAGAGGCCTGCAGGCAGGCGCCGACGACTATCTGGTCAAGCCTTTCGCATTTTCGGAACTGGTGGCCCGCATTCATGCGTTGCTGCGCCGCGGCCTTCAGGCCCAGGCCACGCCCGAGGCCACGGTGCTGCGCATGGCCGATCTGGAGCTGGATCTGCTGCGCCACCGCGCCACGCGTGCGGGACAGAGGCTGGACCTGACGGCCAAGGAGTTCAATCTGCTGAGCCTGCTGCTGCGGCGCCAGGGCGAGGTGCTGTCGCGCACCGAACTGGCTTCCCAGGTCTGGGACATGAACTTCGACAGCGAAACCAATGTCGTCGAGGTCGCCGTGCGCCGCCTGCGCCTCAAGCTCGACGCGCCCTTCGAGCAGCCCCTGCTGCACACGGTGCGCGGCATGGGCTATGTGCTGGAGCTGCGCCCCGAGGCCTGA
- a CDS encoding efflux RND transporter permease subunit, whose product MFERIIRFAIAQRWLVMLATLALVGLGIYNYQRLPIDAVPDITNVQVQINTSAPGYSPLETEQRVTFPIETLMAGLPGLDQTRSLSRYGLSQVTVVFKDGTDIYFARQLVNERMQQARDALPAGVAPALGPISTGLGEIYLWTVEADDGATKPDGSPYTPMDLREIQDWVIKPQLRNVAGVTEINSIGGFAKEYLVAPQPQKLAAYGFTLADIVAALERNNANVGAGYIERQGEQYLIRAPGQVGGIADIREVIVGSAQGQPIRVRDLADVGLGRELRTGAATDNGREVVLGTVFMLIGENSRAVAQAVHERMQVINKSLPPGVKAVTVYDRTNLVDKAIATVKRNLIEGAALVVAILFLFLGNLRAALITALIIPLSMLFTFTGMVQMRVSANLMSLGALDFGIIIDGAVVIVENCVRRLAHAQAAAGRPLSRSERFEEVFAAAREARRPLLFGQLIIMVVYLPIFALTGVEGKMFHPMALTVVIALLGAMLLSITFIPAAIALFMGDKVAEKENRLMGWARRAYAPVLEKVMHAPAVVLTAAGVIVALSLLLATRMGSEFAPNLNEGDFAIQALRIPGTSLTQSVQMQMQLESELKKQFPEIERVFARTGTAEIASDPMPPNISDGYIMLKPREQWPDPARSRDDLLSAVQEAVEGIPGSNYEFSQPIQLRFNELISGVRSDVAVKIFGDDMAQLEKSAQAVAAMLQKIPGASEVKVEQTTGLPMLTVQIDREKASRYGLNMGDVQDAISTAFGGREAGTVFEGDRRFAIQVRLPEAMRSDVDGIGRLPIALPRGGDGRLGFVPLSSVATVELAPGPNQVSREDGKRRIVVSANVRGRDIGSFVAQAQQELEGIALPAGYWTRWGGTFENLESARKRLMIVVPVALALVFTLLFAMFGNVRDGLIVFTGIPFALTGGIAALWLRGIPLSISAAIGFIALCGVAVLNGLVMISYIRSLREQGMDLEQAVTEGALTRLRPVLMTALVASLGFVPMAIATGTGAEVQRPLATVVIGGILSSTVLTLLVLPLLYRLGYGKRQ is encoded by the coding sequence ATGTTTGAGCGCATCATCCGCTTTGCCATTGCCCAGCGCTGGCTGGTCATGCTGGCCACGCTTGCCCTGGTGGGCCTGGGTATCTACAACTACCAGCGCCTGCCCATCGATGCCGTGCCCGACATCACCAATGTGCAGGTGCAGATCAATACCTCGGCGCCCGGCTATTCACCGCTGGAGACCGAGCAGCGCGTCACCTTCCCCATCGAGACTCTGATGGCCGGCCTGCCGGGGCTGGACCAGACGCGCTCGCTCTCGCGCTACGGCCTGTCCCAGGTGACCGTGGTGTTCAAGGACGGCACGGACATCTACTTCGCGCGCCAGTTGGTGAACGAGCGCATGCAGCAGGCACGCGATGCGCTGCCGGCGGGTGTGGCTCCCGCGCTGGGGCCTATTTCCACGGGACTGGGCGAGATCTACCTGTGGACCGTGGAGGCCGATGACGGTGCCACCAAGCCCGACGGATCGCCCTATACGCCCATGGATTTGCGCGAGATCCAGGACTGGGTCATCAAGCCCCAGCTGCGCAATGTTGCGGGCGTGACCGAGATCAACTCCATTGGCGGCTTTGCCAAGGAATACCTGGTGGCACCCCAGCCTCAGAAGCTCGCGGCCTATGGTTTCACGCTGGCCGATATCGTTGCAGCGCTGGAGCGCAACAACGCCAATGTGGGCGCCGGCTATATCGAGCGCCAGGGCGAGCAGTATCTGATCCGCGCACCGGGACAGGTGGGCGGCATTGCCGATATTCGCGAAGTCATCGTGGGCTCGGCGCAAGGCCAGCCCATCCGCGTGCGCGATCTGGCCGACGTGGGCCTGGGCCGCGAGCTGCGCACCGGTGCAGCCACGGACAACGGCCGCGAAGTGGTGCTGGGTACGGTGTTCATGCTGATTGGCGAGAACAGCCGTGCCGTGGCCCAGGCCGTTCACGAGCGCATGCAGGTGATCAACAAAAGCCTGCCGCCCGGCGTGAAGGCCGTGACGGTCTACGACCGCACGAATCTGGTGGACAAGGCGATTGCCACGGTCAAGAGGAACCTGATCGAAGGAGCGGCGCTGGTGGTGGCGATCCTGTTCCTGTTCCTGGGCAATCTGCGCGCCGCACTGATCACGGCGCTCATCATTCCGCTTTCCATGCTGTTCACCTTCACGGGCATGGTGCAGATGCGCGTCAGCGCCAATCTGATGAGTCTGGGGGCGCTGGACTTCGGCATCATCATCGACGGCGCGGTGGTGATCGTGGAGAACTGCGTGCGCCGTCTGGCCCATGCACAGGCGGCAGCAGGCCGGCCGCTGAGCCGCAGCGAACGCTTCGAGGAGGTATTTGCGGCAGCCCGCGAGGCCCGGCGCCCGCTGCTGTTCGGCCAGCTCATCATCATGGTGGTCTATCTGCCCATTTTTGCGCTCACCGGCGTGGAAGGAAAGATGTTCCACCCGATGGCGCTGACGGTGGTGATTGCGCTGCTGGGTGCCATGCTGCTGTCCATCACCTTCATTCCCGCCGCGATTGCGCTGTTCATGGGCGACAAGGTGGCCGAGAAGGAAAACCGCCTCATGGGCTGGGCACGCCGTGCCTATGCACCGGTGCTCGAAAAAGTCATGCATGCGCCAGCCGTGGTGCTGACGGCGGCAGGTGTCATCGTCGCGCTGAGCCTGCTGCTGGCCACACGCATGGGCAGCGAATTCGCGCCCAATCTCAACGAAGGCGACTTCGCGATCCAGGCGCTGCGCATACCGGGCACCAGCCTTACGCAGTCGGTGCAGATGCAGATGCAGCTCGAGAGCGAGCTCAAGAAGCAGTTCCCCGAAATCGAGCGCGTGTTCGCGCGGACTGGAACGGCCGAGATCGCATCGGACCCGATGCCGCCCAATATCTCGGATGGCTACATCATGCTCAAGCCGCGCGAGCAATGGCCGGATCCGGCGCGCTCGCGCGACGATCTGCTGAGCGCCGTGCAGGAGGCCGTGGAAGGGATTCCGGGCAGCAACTACGAGTTCTCGCAGCCGATCCAGCTGCGCTTCAACGAGCTGATCTCTGGCGTGCGCAGCGATGTGGCCGTCAAGATCTTCGGCGATGACATGGCCCAGCTGGAGAAGTCTGCGCAGGCCGTGGCCGCGATGCTGCAGAAGATCCCCGGTGCCTCCGAGGTCAAGGTCGAGCAGACCACGGGCCTGCCCATGCTCACGGTGCAGATCGATCGCGAGAAAGCCTCACGCTACGGCCTGAACATGGGGGATGTGCAAGACGCCATCAGCACGGCTTTTGGCGGACGCGAGGCCGGCACGGTATTCGAGGGCGACAGACGTTTCGCCATCCAGGTGCGCCTGCCCGAGGCCATGCGCAGCGATGTGGACGGCATAGGCCGCCTGCCGATTGCGCTGCCGCGCGGCGGCGACGGGCGTCTGGGCTTTGTGCCCCTGTCATCCGTGGCGACGGTGGAGCTGGCGCCGGGGCCCAACCAGGTCAGCCGCGAGGACGGCAAGCGCCGCATCGTGGTCAGCGCCAATGTGCGCGGTCGCGATATCGGCTCCTTCGTGGCCCAGGCCCAGCAGGAGCTCGAAGGCATTGCGCTGCCGGCCGGCTACTGGACGCGCTGGGGCGGAACCTTCGAGAACCTGGAGTCCGCACGCAAGCGCCTGATGATCGTGGTGCCCGTGGCGCTGGCCCTGGTGTTCACGCTGCTGTTTGCCATGTTCGGCAACGTGCGCGACGGTCTCATCGTCTTTACCGGCATTCCGTTTGCCTTGACGGGCGGTATTGCAGCGCTGTGGCTGCGCGGCATTCCACTGTCCATTTCGGCGGCCATCGGCTTTATCGCCCTATGCGGTGTGGCCGTGCTCAACGGCCTGGTCATGATCTCCTACATTCGCAGCTTGCGCGAGCAGGGCATGGATCTGGAACAGGCCGTGACCGAAGGGGCGCTCACGCGCCTGCGCCCCGTACTGATGACGGCCCTGGTGGCGTCGCTGGGCTTTGTGCCCATGGCGATTGCCACGGGCACAGGGGCCGAGGTGCAGCGCCCGCTTGCCACGGTGGTGATCGGCGGCATTCTCTCGTCCACCGTGCTGACCTTGCTGGTGCTGCCGTTGCTGTATCGGCTGGGATACGGAAAGCGGCAATAG
- a CDS encoding D-serine ammonia-lyase, with product MHAMTFSVLHDLVEDLRHARPTLWAGRSDAEQSSQVIDAAQVQQAVERFERFAPLLARLFPELQVAGGRIESALQPVPQMQRALQLPEQMGRLWLKADHSLPVAGSIKARGGVHEVLEYAERIALQHGLLADGDYLQLAADAARAVFARYQVAVGSTGNLGLSIGIMASALGFEAVVHMSADAKEWKKQRLRARGVQVVEHAGDYAQAVAAGRALADRDPHCHFVDDEHSLSLLLGYAAAAPYLVAQLAQHQLAVDETHPLFVYLPCGVGGAPGGVALGLQQAFGPHVHCFFAEPVQSPCFMVEMLAGASALPGLGAHPSVYALGLNNRTEADGLAVPRASELAADVVRGFLGGVFTVADETLFRHLYLLQDSEGLQIEPSAAAGFGGPRALLESAAGQDYLQRQKLQAHMANATHIVWTTGGLFVPGDEYARFLARGRDVTN from the coding sequence ATGCATGCCATGACTTTCTCCGTGCTGCACGACCTGGTTGAAGATCTGCGCCATGCCCGGCCCACGCTGTGGGCCGGGCGCAGCGATGCAGAACAGTCCTCGCAGGTCATAGACGCGGCCCAGGTTCAGCAGGCCGTAGAGCGCTTCGAGCGTTTTGCGCCCCTGCTGGCGCGGCTGTTTCCCGAGCTGCAGGTGGCTGGCGGGCGCATTGAATCAGCGCTGCAGCCGGTGCCGCAGATGCAGCGGGCGTTGCAACTGCCCGAGCAGATGGGCCGACTCTGGCTCAAGGCCGATCACAGCCTGCCGGTGGCGGGCTCTATCAAGGCGCGCGGTGGCGTGCACGAGGTGCTGGAGTACGCGGAGCGGATCGCCTTGCAGCACGGCCTGCTGGCTGATGGCGACTATCTGCAACTGGCCGCCGATGCCGCGCGTGCGGTGTTTGCCCGCTACCAGGTGGCGGTAGGCTCCACGGGCAACCTGGGCCTGTCGATCGGCATCATGGCCTCGGCCCTGGGCTTCGAGGCGGTGGTCCATATGTCAGCCGATGCCAAGGAATGGAAAAAGCAGCGCCTGCGTGCGCGTGGCGTGCAGGTGGTGGAGCATGCCGGCGACTATGCCCAGGCCGTGGCTGCGGGCCGCGCGCTGGCCGACCGGGACCCTCACTGTCACTTTGTGGATGACGAGCATTCGCTCTCGCTGCTGCTGGGCTATGCGGCGGCGGCTCCATACCTGGTCGCGCAGCTTGCACAGCACCAGCTTGCCGTGGACGAGACGCATCCCTTGTTTGTCTACCTCCCCTGCGGCGTGGGAGGCGCGCCTGGCGGCGTGGCGCTGGGTCTGCAGCAGGCATTCGGGCCGCATGTGCATTGTTTTTTTGCCGAACCCGTGCAGTCGCCCTGCTTCATGGTGGAGATGCTGGCCGGTGCCTCGGCCCTGCCGGGCCTGGGCGCCCATCCCTCGGTCTATGCGCTGGGCCTGAACAACCGGACCGAGGCCGACGGCCTGGCCGTGCCGCGTGCGTCGGAGCTGGCTGCCGACGTGGTGCGTGGTTTTCTCGGCGGCGTGTTCACGGTGGCGGACGAGACCCTGTTTCGCCATCTGTACCTGTTGCAGGACAGCGAGGGGCTGCAGATCGAGCCATCGGCTGCAGCGGGCTTTGGCGGTCCGCGTGCCCTTCTGGAAAGTGCTGCGGGTCAGGACTATCTGCAGCGCCAGAAGCTGCAGGCGCATATGGCGAACGCCACACATATCGTCTGGACCACGGGCGGCCTGTTTGTTCCGGGCGATGAGTACGCCCGGTTTCTGGCGCGCGGGCGCGATGTGACGAACTGA
- a CDS encoding efflux RND transporter periplasmic adaptor subunit: MNSTSPKPRRTAIAIAIILALGAAAAAAIVYGTRPAAVEGQGHEHGAAEKGHSHEEKEHDHGSEAGHAEQSPGKGKAAAEADHADEEEGLLKLDAERARAAGVSLAEASPALIAGTLQLPGEIRFNEDRTAHVVPRVAGVAESVAANLGQLVKKGQLLATLTSPAVSEQRSELMAAQKRLALARTTYQREKQLWQEKISAEQDYLQAQQALREAEIASANAQQKLAAIGAGSGTAGALNRFELRAPFDGVVVEKHLAVGEAVQDSTAVFTISDLRSVWAEMKVAASDLPFVRVGEKATVHATAFESRATGVVAYVGALIGQETRTAPARITLDNPDGIWRPGLFVNVELTAAGQQAAVAVANAAIQKIDGDKPVVFVPVAGGFKAQAVKLGKADGQSTEVLQGLSTGQRYVKDGAFVLKSELGKATAEHVH; the protein is encoded by the coding sequence ATGAATTCCACCTCCCCAAAGCCCCGTCGCACGGCGATTGCGATTGCCATCATTCTGGCGCTGGGCGCGGCAGCTGCCGCCGCCATCGTCTACGGCACCCGGCCAGCGGCCGTGGAAGGCCAAGGCCATGAACATGGCGCTGCAGAAAAAGGCCATTCCCATGAAGAAAAAGAGCATGACCATGGCAGCGAAGCCGGGCATGCCGAGCAGAGCCCGGGCAAGGGCAAAGCCGCTGCCGAGGCCGACCATGCCGATGAGGAAGAAGGCCTGCTCAAGCTCGATGCCGAGCGGGCCCGGGCGGCGGGCGTGAGCCTGGCCGAGGCCAGCCCTGCATTGATTGCCGGCACGCTGCAGCTGCCCGGCGAGATTCGCTTCAACGAGGACCGGACGGCCCATGTGGTGCCCCGTGTGGCGGGCGTGGCCGAAAGCGTGGCGGCCAATCTGGGACAGCTGGTGAAAAAGGGCCAGTTGCTGGCCACTTTGACCAGCCCTGCGGTATCCGAGCAGCGCAGCGAGCTGATGGCGGCGCAAAAGCGCCTGGCGCTGGCACGCACCACCTATCAGCGCGAAAAGCAGCTGTGGCAGGAAAAGATCTCGGCTGAGCAGGACTATCTGCAGGCTCAGCAGGCATTGCGCGAGGCCGAGATCGCATCCGCCAATGCGCAGCAGAAGCTGGCTGCGATCGGTGCCGGATCGGGCACTGCCGGGGCTTTGAACCGCTTCGAGCTGCGCGCGCCCTTCGATGGCGTGGTGGTGGAAAAGCACCTTGCCGTGGGCGAGGCCGTGCAGGACAGCACGGCCGTGTTCACCATCTCCGATCTGCGCTCGGTCTGGGCCGAAATGAAGGTCGCGGCCAGCGATCTGCCGTTTGTGCGCGTGGGCGAAAAGGCCACCGTGCACGCAACGGCCTTCGAATCCCGGGCCACGGGAGTCGTGGCCTATGTGGGCGCGTTGATCGGGCAGGAAACCCGCACCGCCCCTGCGCGCATCACGCTGGACAACCCGGACGGCATCTGGCGCCCGGGCCTGTTTGTGAATGTGGAACTGACGGCAGCGGGCCAGCAGGCGGCGGTGGCGGTGGCCAATGCGGCCATCCAGAAGATCGACGGCGACAAGCCCGTGGTGTTTGTGCCGGTAGCCGGCGGCTTCAAGGCTCAGGCTGTGAAGCTGGGCAAGGCCGACGGCCAGAGCACCGAAGTGCTGCAGGGCCTGAGCACAGGCCAGCGCTATGTGAAGGACGGGGCTTTCGTGCTCAAGTCCGAGCTGGGCAAGGCTACGGCCGAGCATGTGCACTGA
- a CDS encoding TolC family protein, with protein sequence MTFITKAAAALLGSGLGLFVPCSWAQQPAPVTAVAAAPISLQAALALAMERNPGLRAAAQALAASEGALIQSRARPNPELAYSQEDMRRETRSMTLQWNQSIEIGGKREARMKAAEHGRELARAELEAAQAGLRADVRTAFANVLAGQQRVQLHQKTLEIASSARDAAAKRVQAGKVAPLEETKARVAESSAELALAQARSGLRVARQQLAALWGAQPAAFGSAVGELAQLPVLPDEGPMLQRLEHSPQMLRAQQAVFQARSVAELERAKRLPDPSVSLGMKRAQEVGRNQLVVGISVPLPILDSNRGNQLQALRLADKAEDELLATRQQMHALLQQQREQLQTSRAQAEQLAQQVLPAAESAYEVAAKGFALGKFSYLEVLDAQRTLAEARSLYLEQLVATHQAAADITRQLGDVPGLE encoded by the coding sequence ATGACATTCATCACCAAGGCGGCCGCTGCGTTGCTGGGCAGCGGCCTGGGCCTTTTCGTGCCCTGCAGCTGGGCGCAACAGCCTGCGCCCGTCACGGCAGTGGCTGCCGCCCCCATCAGCCTGCAGGCCGCGCTGGCACTGGCCATGGAGCGCAACCCCGGTCTGCGGGCGGCGGCCCAGGCCCTGGCGGCCAGCGAAGGGGCATTGATTCAGAGCCGTGCCAGACCCAATCCCGAGCTGGCCTATTCGCAGGAAGACATGCGCCGCGAAACCCGCTCCATGACGCTGCAGTGGAACCAGTCCATAGAAATCGGCGGCAAGCGCGAGGCCCGTATGAAGGCGGCCGAACATGGCCGCGAGCTGGCCCGGGCCGAGCTGGAGGCCGCCCAGGCTGGCCTGCGTGCCGATGTGCGCACGGCTTTTGCCAATGTGCTGGCTGGCCAGCAACGCGTGCAGCTGCATCAGAAGACGCTGGAGATCGCCAGCAGTGCCCGCGATGCCGCGGCCAAGCGCGTGCAGGCGGGCAAGGTGGCGCCGCTGGAGGAAACCAAGGCCCGTGTGGCCGAGAGCAGTGCCGAGCTGGCGCTGGCCCAGGCGCGCTCCGGTCTGCGTGTGGCGCGTCAGCAACTGGCAGCGCTGTGGGGAGCGCAGCCTGCGGCATTTGGCAGCGCGGTGGGTGAGCTGGCGCAGCTGCCGGTACTGCCCGATGAAGGCCCGATGCTGCAAAGGCTGGAGCATTCGCCGCAGATGCTGCGTGCGCAGCAGGCCGTCTTTCAGGCCAGGTCCGTCGCAGAGCTCGAGCGTGCCAAGCGTCTGCCCGATCCCAGCGTGAGTCTGGGCATGAAGCGTGCGCAGGAAGTGGGCCGCAATCAGCTGGTGGTGGGTATCTCGGTGCCGCTGCCGATTCTGGACAGCAACCGCGGCAATCAGCTGCAGGCGTTGCGTCTGGCCGACAAGGCCGAGGACGAACTGCTGGCCACCCGCCAGCAGATGCATGCGCTGCTGCAGCAGCAGCGCGAGCAGCTGCAGACCAGCCGGGCCCAGGCCGAGCAGCTCGCGCAGCAGGTCTTGCCGGCCGCCGAATCCGCTTACGAAGTCGCTGCCAAGGGCTTTGCCCTGGGCAAGTTCAGCTATCTGGAAGTGCTGGATGCCCAGCGCACGCTGGCCGAGGCACGCAGCCTCTATCTGGAGCAACTGGTGGCCACCCACCAGGCGGCCGCCGACATCACCCGCCAGCTGGGCGATGTGCCCGGTCTTGAGTAA
- a CDS encoding phosphocholine-specific phospholipase C: MISRRNLLQAGKNAAFSAAALAAFPPSIRRALAIPANNVTGTVMDVQHVVILMQENRSFDQYFGTLKGVRGFGDRMTIPVPNGRKVWQQERANGTVITPYHLDGTANNAQRVSGTPHSWLDSQQAWDNGRMSRWPVAKTDTSMGYFKEQELPYQFALANAFTICDAYHCAMHTGTDANRSFHMTGTNGAMPQNVAFVNNEWDAINGVTSDATTGYTWKTYAERLQEAGVSWISYQNMPDEWGDNMLGAFQSFRRANLASGFPVSSGGAPNAPYTNTGQALPYHAYDAASDDAANPLYKGVANTLPGNQPEEYLDAFKRDIREGKLPQVSWVNAPSIYCEHPGPSSPVQGAWFLQEVLDALTANPEVWSKTVLLVNFDENDGYFDHMPSPLAPSQNADKSYAGKTTLPEADLQAEYFTHGAPAGSRSQPAPDGRVYGPGPRVPLYVISPWSRGGWVNSQVFDHTSVLRFLEARFGVKEPNISSFRRAVCGDLLSSFNFKTPNNETLPVLAGRSTRDVADKLRADQQKLPAVPVPRDMQLPLQAGGTRPSRALPYELHASARCQSNGPVELVFANTGTQAAVFHVYDRYKLDRTPRRYMVEAGKMLSDTWDAVRDNFGKYDLWVLGPNGFHRHFKGDLNRLGSVQAAPEVRVCYDIANGNVYVDLMNKGAQAAVFTITPMAYRSDGPWTVEVGAAASAERHWELKASGQWYDFAVTCDSDPAYYRRFAGRVETGQHTVSDPAMGEA, encoded by the coding sequence ATGATTTCGCGACGCAATCTTCTGCAGGCTGGCAAGAACGCTGCCTTTTCAGCTGCCGCACTGGCCGCCTTTCCTCCCAGCATCCGCCGTGCGCTGGCCATTCCCGCCAACAATGTCACGGGCACGGTCATGGACGTGCAGCATGTGGTGATCCTGATGCAGGAAAACCGCTCCTTCGATCAGTACTTCGGCACGCTCAAGGGGGTGCGCGGCTTCGGCGACCGCATGACCATTCCCGTTCCCAATGGCCGCAAGGTCTGGCAGCAGGAGCGAGCCAACGGCACGGTGATCACCCCCTATCACCTGGACGGTACGGCCAACAATGCGCAGCGCGTTTCCGGCACCCCCCATTCCTGGCTGGACAGTCAGCAGGCCTGGGACAACGGCCGCATGTCGCGCTGGCCCGTGGCCAAGACGGACACCTCCATGGGCTATTTCAAGGAGCAGGAGCTGCCCTATCAGTTCGCGCTGGCCAATGCCTTCACGATCTGCGATGCCTACCACTGCGCCATGCACACCGGCACCGATGCCAACCGGTCCTTCCACATGACGGGCACCAACGGGGCCATGCCCCAGAACGTGGCTTTCGTGAATAACGAGTGGGATGCCATCAATGGCGTGACCAGCGATGCCACCACCGGCTATACATGGAAGACCTATGCGGAGCGGCTGCAGGAGGCCGGAGTGAGCTGGATCAGCTATCAGAACATGCCTGACGAGTGGGGCGACAACATGCTGGGCGCGTTCCAGAGCTTTCGTCGCGCCAATCTGGCTTCGGGCTTTCCTGTCTCCAGTGGCGGCGCGCCCAATGCACCGTATACCAACACCGGCCAGGCTTTGCCCTACCATGCCTATGACGCGGCCAGCGACGACGCTGCCAACCCGCTGTACAAAGGCGTGGCCAACACCTTGCCCGGCAATCAGCCCGAGGAGTATCTGGACGCCTTCAAGCGCGATATCCGCGAAGGCAAGCTGCCCCAGGTGTCCTGGGTCAACGCGCCGTCCATCTATTGCGAGCACCCCGGCCCATCCAGCCCGGTGCAGGGCGCCTGGTTTCTGCAGGAAGTGCTGGATGCGCTGACGGCCAATCCCGAGGTCTGGAGCAAGACCGTGCTGCTTGTCAACTTCGATGAGAACGATGGCTACTTCGACCATATGCCTTCGCCCTTGGCACCATCGCAGAACGCCGACAAGAGCTATGCAGGCAAGACCACGCTGCCGGAGGCCGATCTGCAGGCCGAATACTTCACGCATGGCGCACCGGCCGGCAGCCGTAGCCAGCCTGCCCCCGATGGCCGTGTCTACGGCCCCGGGCCGCGCGTTCCGCTGTATGTGATCTCGCCCTGGAGCCGCGGCGGCTGGGTCAACTCGCAGGTGTTCGACCATACGTCGGTGCTGCGCTTCCTGGAGGCCCGCTTTGGCGTGAAGGAGCCCAACATCAGCTCGTTCCGCCGGGCGGTTTGCGGCGATCTGCTGAGCAGCTTCAATTTCAAGACGCCGAACAACGAGACCCTGCCCGTGCTGGCCGGCCGCTCCACGCGCGATGTTGCCGACAAGCTGCGTGCCGATCAGCAAAAGCTGCCCGCCGTGCCCGTGCCTCGCGATATGCAGCTGCCTTTGCAGGCCGGCGGTACACGTCCGTCGCGGGCCTTGCCCTACGAGCTGCATGCCAGTGCGCGCTGCCAGAGCAACGGCCCGGTGGAGCTGGTGTTTGCCAACACCGGCACGCAGGCAGCCGTCTTCCATGTCTATGACCGTTACAAGCTGGACCGCACGCCTCGCCGCTACATGGTCGAAGCGGGCAAGATGCTGTCCGATACCTGGGATGCCGTGCGCGACAACTTCGGCAAGTACGACCTCTGGGTGCTGGGCCCCAACGGATTCCATCGCCACTTCAAGGGCGACCTGAATCGCCTGGGCAGTGTGCAGGCCGCCCCCGAGGTGCGGGTCTGCTACGACATCGCCAACGGCAATGTCTATGTGGATCTGATGAACAAGGGCGCGCAGGCTGCGGTGTTCACCATCACGCCCATGGCCTACCGCAGCGACGGCCCGTGGACGGTCGAAGTTGGCGCCGCCGCCAGTGCCGAGAGGCACTGGGAGCTGAAGGCCAGCGGCCAGTGGTATGACTTCGCCGTGACCTGCGACAGCGATCCGGCGTACTACCGGCGCTTTGCGGGCCGCGTGGAAACCGGTCAGCACACGGTCAGCGACCCTGCCATGGGAGAGGCATAG
- a CDS encoding DUF5713 family protein has protein sequence MSPANAILNHHAFLQEMYEDSYFPEELVRKGEDILRELCLQIDQQKPQNLEQLYRLSHAATERFNDLQQAFEEQGSEMETAARECIAADFEAIARAYGFADADVQELIAPREW, from the coding sequence ATGAGTCCTGCCAATGCCATCCTGAACCACCATGCCTTCTTGCAGGAGATGTACGAGGACAGCTATTTCCCCGAGGAGCTGGTGCGCAAGGGGGAGGATATTCTGCGAGAACTGTGTCTGCAGATCGATCAGCAAAAGCCGCAGAATCTGGAGCAGCTGTATCGCTTGAGCCATGCGGCGACCGAGCGCTTCAACGATCTGCAGCAGGCGTTCGAAGAGCAGGGCAGCGAGATGGAGACGGCGGCACGTGAATGCATTGCGGCTGATTTCGAGGCCATTGCCAGGGCTTATGGATTTGCAGATGCGGATGTGCAAGAGCTGATCGCCCCACGCGAATGGTAG